A window of the Brassica napus cultivar Da-Ae chromosome C5, Da-Ae, whole genome shotgun sequence genome harbors these coding sequences:
- the LOC106397005 gene encoding putative wall-associated receptor kinase-like 11, which translates to MNNPDIYLRRRYCGVGDTCVNLIGHHKCVQDKTGAIMIGVGAGFGVLVLVAGIWLLKKFYKKRKITQRKKKFFKRNGGLLLQQQLKTRDGNVEKTRIFSSRELEKATANFGEDRILGQGGQGTVYKGMLVDGRTVAVKKSKVVDEDKLEEFINELVILSQINHRHVVKLFGCCLETEVPVLVYEFISNGNLFQHIHEESDDYTMIWGVRLRIAVDIAGALSYLHSSACSPIYHRDVKSTNILLDEKYRAKVSDFGTSRTVTVDHTHWTAVISGTVGYVDPEYYGSSQYTDKSDVYSFGVILVELITGEMPVITLPDSQEIRGLADHFRAAMKKNKLIDIMDARIGDACKPEQVKAVANLARRCLNSKGKKRPYMREVFTELEKICSSPEDSLVKIENDDGDGDEEEGMDMIVIADSWTVGVTAPVASASSSDVKPLLPPPTW; encoded by the exons ATGAACAATCCTGATATATATCTCCGCCGGCGGTACTGTGGAGTAGGCGACACTTGTGTGAATCTGATTGGACATCATAAATGCGTGCAAGATAAGACTGGAGCGATAATGATAG GAGTAGGTGCAGGTTTTGGCGTCTTAGTCCTAGTAGCTGGAATTTGGCTGCTTAAAAAGTTTTATAAGAAGAGAAAGATCACTCAGAGAAAAAAGAAGTTCTTCAAACGTAACGGGGGACTCTTGTTGCAGCAACAATTAAAAACAAGAGATGGCAACGTCGAGAAGACAAGAATATTCAGCTCCAGGGAGCTTGAAAAAGCCACTGCAAACTTCGGCGAGGACAGGATACTTGGGCAGGGTGGTCAAGGTACTGTGTACAAGGGAATGCTAGTAGATGGTAGAACTGTTGCTGTCAAGAAATCCAAAGTTGTGGATGAAGACAAACTAGAGGAGTTCATCAACGAGCTTGTCATTCTCTCTCAGATCAACCATAGACATGTCGTCAAACTTTTCGGGTGTTGTCTTGAAACAGAAGTTCCAGTTCTGGTTTATGAATTTATCTCCAATGGTAACCTTTTCCAGCATATTCATGAAGAATCTGATGATTACACAATGATATGGGGCGTGCGCCTACGCATTGCTGTAGATATCGCAGGAGCTCTTTCGTATCTTCACTCTTCTGCGTGTTCTCCAATTTATCACAGAGATGTCAAGTCAACAAACATATTATTGGACGAGAAATATCGAGCCAAAGTGTCTGATTTTGGTACTTCAAGAACAGTAACGGTGGATCATACTCACTGGACAGCTGTTATTTCAGGTACGGTTGGATATGTGGATCCAGAGTACTATGGATCTAGCCAATATACTGATAAAAGTGATGTCTATAGCTTTGGAGTCATCCTTGTTGAGTTAATTACAGGAGAGATGCCTGTAATAACCCTACCAGATTCTCAAGAAATAAGAGGCTTAGCAGATCATTTCAGAGCTGCCATGAAAAAGAACAAGTTAATTGATATTATGGATGCTCGAATTGGAGATGCCTGCAAACCGGAGCAAGTAAAGGCAGTTGCTAATCTAGCGAGGAGATGTTTGAATTCAAAAGGAAAGAAGCGGCCATATATGAGAGAAGTATTTACCGAGTTGGAGAAGATATGTTCATCTCCAGAGGATTCATTGGTAAAGATTGAAAATGACGATGGTGACGGTGACGAGGAAGAAGGAATGGATATGATCGTCATAGCTGACTCATGGACCGTTGGTGTTACTGCTCCGGTTGCTTCGGCTTCCTCGTCAGATGTTAAACCATTGCTTCCTCCTCCCACATGGTAA
- the LOC106397156 gene encoding uncharacterized protein At1g01500 — translation MEEPCETLNNSEAFHMSRYHSYNNHSPRISSPWLDLRVFYVRISNFTVEDSTPEALTINHIPLDPDTLLEINGVRMSMYSEGCSSQLRRDRVDKKSEEATYVSTDNIRLNGSVKFEVYDKKELVLSGTLEISDGNGFTGESKKQWNMTCEAGLTAGSGFLKEKSRNGQELLPALPTIEVYVTGCFSGTPIILTKTLQLGLRKKQSRRMVLDSIPEYETAEEPQKDMSSELDFQATEYANYKEEYEGDMYWRSECLDGEMSWFNAGVRVGVGIGLGVCVGLGIGVGLLVRTYQSTTRNFRRRLL, via the exons ATGGAGGAGCCTTGTGAGACACTCAACAATAGTGAAGCCTTTCACATGTCTAGATATCATAGCTATAACAATCACAGCCCCAGAATCTCCTCCCCCTGGTTGGATCTGAGAGTGTTCTACGTCAGGATAAGCAACTTCACGGTTGAAGATTCAACCCCTGAGGCCCTCACCATCAATCACATTCCTCTGGATCCAGACACGCTTCTGGAGATAAACGGTGTTAGGATGAGCATGTACTCGGAAGGGTGTTCTTCACAGCTTAGGAGGGATCGTGTTGATAAGAAATCTGAAGAAGCTACTTACGTTAGCACAGACAATATCAGGTTAAATGGTAGTGTAAAGTTTGAGGTTTATGACAAGAAAGAGCTAGTTTTGTCTGGAACTCTTGAGATTTCTGATGGTAATGGGTTCACGGGGGAGTCGAAGAAGCAGTGGAACATGACTTGTGAAGCTGGGCTCACTGCAGGGTCTGGTTTCTTAAAGGAGAAGAGTAGAAATGGTCAAGAGTTATTGCCTGCTTTGCCAACTATAGAGGTCTATGTCACTGGCTGCTTCTCAGGAACACCCATCATCTTAACCAAGACTCTGCAGCTTGGTTTGAGAAAGAAGCAAAGTAGAAGAATGGTATTGGATTCAATTCCTGAGTATGAAACTGCAGAAGAGCCTCAGAAAGACATGTCCTCTGAGCTTGATTTTCAG GCAACAGAATACGCTAATTACAAAGAGGAATATGAGGGAGACATGTATTGGAGAAGTGAATGTTTAGATGGAGAGATGTCATGGTTCAATGCAGGTGTAAGGGTTGGTGTTGGGATTGGACTTGGTGTCTGTGTTGGTCTTGGCATTGGTGTCGGTCTTCTCGTACGTACTTATCAATCAACTACCAGAAACTTCAGGAGGAGGCTTCTCTAG
- the LOC106401430 gene encoding probable methyltransferase PMT28, translated as MMEIKRKMGIAHFARRIKQPRGIWVKMAFVVVLGLCFVFFWSFLSSYASSFNVQRESFDDIAEPVSSRTKPARNEVTESSKSHEKSKVESGLKSKEAKHVGGGSVHKHETKKKKEHVVVSHPPHKKKDLPKPVVVVEEEEEAVVKEVQEQVEAETEESESNKEDGEEGTESDNNEGESDGNGDESNASADEEVEEKKEEVEISKKRKRKGPVFDPKAEYSWRLCNTRSKHNYMPCIDNDGLIGRLQSYRHRERSCPKKPVMCLVPLPHDGYDPPVPWPESKSKILYKNVAHPKLAAYIKKHNWVNESGEYLTFPQNKTAFSGNVLQYLEFIQEMVPDIEWGKNVRIVLDIGCSESSFVAALLDRDVLTVSLGLKDDLVDLAQVALERGFPTFVSALANRRLPFPSGVFDIIHCSACRVHWHSHGGRLLLEMNRILRPNGYFILSSNNEKIEDDEAMTALTASICWNILAHKTEEASEMGVRIYQKPESNDIYELRRRKNPPLCKENENPDAAWYVPMKTCLYEIPSAIEQHGAEWPEEWPKRLETYPEWLTSKEKAVGDTDHWKAMVNKSYLTGLGIDWLHIRNVMDMTAIYGGFAASLVNQSVWVMNVVPVHSPDTLPFIYERGLIGIYHDWCEPFGTYPRSYDLLHADHLFSRLKNRCKQPASIVVEMDRLTRPGGWVVVRDKVEILEPLEEILRSLHWEIRMTYAQDKEGMLCAQKTLWRP; from the exons ATGATGGAGATAAAGAGAAAAATGGGGATTGCTCATTTCGCTCGCAGGATCAAACAGCCACGTGGGATTTGGGTGAAGATGGCCTTCGTTGTTGTTTTGGGTCTCTGCTTCGTCTTCTTCTGGTCCTTCTTATCTTCCTACGCTTCTTCATTCAATGTTCAGAGAGAAAGCTTCGACGACATAGCTGAGCCAGTGTCCTCTCGCACTAAGCCAGCTCGTAACGAAGTGACTGAATCTAGCAAATCACATGAGAAAAGCAAAGTTGAATCTGGTTTGAAATCAAAAGAGGCGAAACACGTTGGTGGTGGGTCTGTTCATAAACATGAaaccaagaaaaagaaagagcaTGTTGTTGTGTCTCATCCTCCACATAAGAAGAAAGATTTGCCTAAGCCGGTGGTAGtagtagaggaagaagaagaagctgtggtcAAGGAGGTTCAAGAACAAGTAGAAGCAGAAACTGAGGAGTCTGAGTCTAATAAGGAAGATGGAGAGGAAGGAACTGAGTCAGATAACAATGAAGGAGAGTCTGATGGAAACGGAGACGAATCAAATGCATCAGCTGATGAAGAAGTGgaagagaagaaggaggaaGTAGAGATAAGCaaaaagaggaagaggaaaggTCCAGTGTTTGATCCTAAAGCTGAGTATAGCTGGAGACTGTGCAACACTAGGAGCAAGCATAATTACATGCCGTGTATTGATAACGATGGGTTAATAGGGAGGCTTCAGAGTTACAGACATAGAGAGAGGAGTTGTCCTAAGAAGCCTGTAATGTGTCTTGTTCCTCTACCACATGATGGATATGATCCTCCTGTTCCCTGGCCTGAAAGCAAATCTAAG ATATTGTATAAGAACGTGGCGCATCCGAAGTTGGCTGCATATATAAAGAAGCACAACTGGGTGAATGAGTCCGGTGAATACCTAACTTTCCCACAGAACAAGACTGCCTTCAGCGGAAATGTTCTTCAGTACCTTGAATTCATTCAAGAG ATGGTACCAGACATTGAATGGGGGAAGAATGTTCGTATAGTGTTGGACATTGGATGCTCAGAGTCAAGCTTTGTAGCTGCATTGCTGGATAGAGATGTTTTGACAGTATCTCTAGGCTTAAAAGACGATCTAGTCGACTTAGCACAGGTCGCTCTTGAGCGTGGGTTTCCTACTTTTGTCAGTGCTTTGGCAAATAGAAGGCTTCCTTTTCCTAGTGGAGTCTTTGATATAATTCACTGTTCTGCTTGCAGAGTCCACTGGCATTCTCATG GTGGTAGACTTCTTCTGGAGATGAACAGGATTTTAAGACCCAATGGATACTTCATATTGTCAAGTAATAATGAAAAGATTGAGGATGATGAAG CGATGACTGCATTGACAGCTTCTATTTGTTGGAACATTCTTGCACACAAAACCGAAGAAGCAAGTGAAATGGGAGTGAGAATCTATCAGAAACCAGAATCAAACGATATCTATGAACTGAGAAGGAGGAAGAATCCACCTCTTTGCAAGGAAAACGAGAACCCAGACGCAGCTTG GTATGTGCCGATGAAAACCTGTTTATATGAGATACCGTCAGCTATAGAACAACACGGAGCAGAGTGGCCTGAAGAATGGCCAAAGAGACTTGAAACATACCCTGAGTGGTTAACCAGCAAAGAGAAAGCTGTTGGAGATACAGATCATTGGAAAGCCATGGTTAACAAATCTTACCTCACTGGACTAGGCATTGACTGGTTACATATCAGGAATGTGATGGACATGACAGCAATCTATGGCGG GTTTGCAGCCTCATTGGTGAATCAGAGCGTGTGGGTGATGAATGTAGTGCCTGTTCATTCGCCAGATACGCTTCCTTTCATATACGAGAGAGGTCTCATCGGTATATACCATGATTGGTGTGAACCATTTGGAACATATCCAAGATCTTATGACCTTCTTCATGCTGATCATCTCTTCTCACGGCTCAAGAACAG GTGTAAGCAACCGGCTTCGATAGTGGTGGAGATGGATAGGTTGACAAGGCCTGGAGGTTGGGTGGTGGTACGTGACAAAGTGGAGATATTAGAGCCACTGGAAGAGATATTAAGAAGCTTGCACTGGGAGATACGTATGACGTATGCTcaagacaaagaaggaatgtTATGTGCTCAGAAGACATTGTGGCGTccttga
- the LOC106401721 gene encoding 3-ketoacyl-CoA synthase 4: MDGAGESRLGGGDGHGSVGVQIRQTRRLPDFLQSVNLKYVKLGYHYLISNLLTLCLLPLAVVISVQASQTNPDDLRHLWIHLQYNLVSIITCSAILVFGLTVYVMTRPRPVYLVDFSCYLPPDHLKAPFSRFMDHSRLTGDFEDSALEFQRKILERSGLGEDTYVPEGMHHVPPRISMAAAREEAEQVMFGALDSLFANANVNPKEIGILVVNCSLFNPTPSLSAMIVNKYKLRGNIRSYNLGGMGCSAGVIAVDLAKDMLLVHRKTYAVVVSTENITQNWYFGNNKAMLIPNCLFRVGGSAVLLSNKSSDKRRSKYRLSHVVRTHRGADDKAFRCVYQEQDDTGRTGVSLSKDLMAIAGETLKTNITTLGPLVLPISEQILFFTTLVVKKLFNGKVKPYIPDFKLAFEHFCIHAGGRAVIDELEKNLQLSPVHVEASRMTLHRFGNTSSSSIWYELAYIESKGRMRRGNRVWQIAFGSGFKCNSAVWEALRNVKPSKNSPWEDCIDKYPVTLSY; encoded by the coding sequence ATGGACGGTGCCGGAGAATCACGACTCGGCGGCGGTGACGGTCATGGTTCGGTCGGAGTACAGATCCGACAAACCCGGAGACTCCCCGATTTTCTCCAGAGCGTGAATCTCAAGTACGTGAAGCTAGGCTACCACTACCTAATCTCAAACCTCCTAACTCTCTGTCTACTCCCCCTCGCCGTCGTCATCTCCGTCCAAGCCTCCCAGACCAACCCGGACGATCTCCGCCACCTCTGGATCCACCTCCAGTACAATCTCGTCAGCATCATCACCTGCTCCGCGATCCTCGTCTTCGGTTTAACCGTCTACGTCATGACCCGACCCAGACCCGTTTACCTAGTCGACTTCTCCTGCTACCTCCCTCCCGATCACCTGAAAGCTCCCTTCTCCCGCTTCATGGACCACTCTCGCCTCACCGGAGACTTCGAGGACTCTGCGCTCGAGTTCCAGCGCAAGATCCTCGAGCGCTCTGGTTTGGGAGAAGACACTTACGTCCCCGAGGGGATGCATCACGTCCCGCCGAGGATCTCAATGGCCGCCGCTAGAGAAGAAGCTGAGCAAGTCATGTTCGGTGCGTTGGATAGCCTCTTCGCGAACGCGAATGTGAATCCGAAGGAGATTGGGATCTTGGTTGTGAACTGTAGTCTCTTTAACCCGACGCCTTCGTTGTCTGCGATGATCGTGAACAAGTATAAGCTTCGAGGGAACATTAGAAGTTATAATCTCGGCGGGATGGGTTGCAGCGCGGGGGTTATCGCGGTTGATTTGGCGAAAGATATGTTGTTGGTGCATAGGAAGACTTACGCGGTTGTTGTGTCCACGGAGAACataactcagaactggtacttCGGTAATAATAAAGCGATGTTGATACCGAACTGCTTGTTTCGTGTCGGTGGCTCTGCGGTTTTGCTGTCTAACAAGTCTAGCGACAAGAGGAGGTCTAAGTACAGGCTTTCGCATGTGGTCAGGACGCACCGCGGAGCGGACGATAAGGCTTTCCGCTGCGTGTATCAAGAACAGGACGATACGGGAAGAACGGGTGTTTCTTTGTCGAAAGATCTGATGGCGATAGCGGGCGAGACTCTCAAGACCAATATCACCACGTTGGGGCCTCTTGTGTTGCCGATAAGCGAGcagattcttttttttacaACTCTGGTTGTGAAGAAGCTTTTCAACGGTAAGGTGAAACCGTATATTCCGGATTTCAAGCTTGCGTTCGAGCATTTCTGTATCCATGCTGGTGGAAGAGCTGTGATCGATGAGTTGGAGAAGAATCTGCAGCTTTCGCCGGTTCATGTCGAGGCTTCGAGGATGACTCTTCATAGGTTTGGGAACACGTCTTCGAGTTCGATTTGGTATGAGTTGGCTTACATTGAGTCGAAAGGAAGGATGAGGAGAGGTAATCGTGTGTGGCAGATTGCGTTTGGGAGTGGTTTTAAATGTAACAGTGCCGTTTGGGAAGCTTTGAGGAATGTGAAACCTTCTaagaacagtccatgggaagatTGTATTGACAAGTATCCAGTAACTTTAAGTTATTAG
- the LOC106398552 gene encoding uncharacterized protein At4g04775-like has translation MCQPSSSEVSLTWLLQEEADVYADEAQSRLNLQVPVQYVPQPDVEEGIPKTCYCGGDPVVATSYTPRDPGRRYFTCQNVDDDDCHVWKWWDVAVTEELSDIQTQLRQLKDQGNESEEKVVKLKETVCELAKKNSGVTTGFHLLCCLIGGLVIALLLMCLPGAGSKA, from the exons ATGTG CCAACCGTCGTCTTCAGAAGTGAGTTTAACTTGGCTTCTTCAAGAAGAAGCAGATGTGTATGCCGATGAAGCTCAGAGTAGGTTGAACCTTCAAGTCCCTGTTCAGTACGTTCCTCAACCTGATGTCGAAGAAGGAATCCCGAAGACATGTTACTGTGGTGGTGACCCTGTAGTCGCAACATCTTACACACCGAGAGATCCAGGGAGAAGGTATTTCACATGTCAGAACGTAGACGACGACGACTGCCATGTTTGGAAGTGGTGGGATGTGGCCGTTACGGAGGAGTTGAGTGACATTCAGACACAACTTAGGCAGCTCAAGGACCAAGGTAACGAGAGTGAGGAGAAAGTGGTTAAGCTTAAGGAGACAGTTTGTGAGCTAGCTAAGAAGAATTCAGGGGTTACCACGGGCTTCCACTTGCTTTGTTGTTTAATTGGTGGTCTCGTAATAGCTCTCCTGCTTATGTGTCTGCCGG GGGCAGGGTCCAAAGCTTGA
- the LOC125574977 gene encoding glutathione S-transferase T3-like: MDTPSFVNLLNSQNPVDLDAPEHVWMSSQSSNVKERRKWSPKEDKILIGAWLNTSKDAVVSNEQKADAFWKRIVDYYNASPLLVGTAPRELGQCKQRWARINEGVYKFVGCYDAALRCQSSGQNEDDVMKAALDFYYNDHSIKFNLEHAWRELRHDSKWCSTYLPKEKRKQVLEVDGDEEVREPEARPIGVKAAKAVLKRKKSSKELELSKLEALFEIKQKLSNQKILERLIAKQDPLSEMETSLKNKLMSEMLQ; the protein is encoded by the coding sequence ATGGATACCCCTAGTTTTGTTAACCTCCTCAATAGCCAAAATCCCGTTGATCTTGATGCACCTGAACATGTTTGGATGAGTAGCCAGAGTTCAAATGTTAAGGAGAGGCGTAAGTGGTCTCCCAAAGAGGATAAAATCCTGATTGGGGCTTGGCTTAACACAAGCAAAGACGCTGTGGTGAGCAATGAGCAGAAAGCTGACGCTTTCTGGAAGAGAATCGTTGATTACTACAATGCAAGCCCTCTCTTGGTTGGGACAGCACCTAGGGAGCTCGGTCAGTGCAAGCAGCGGTGGGCGAGGATTAACGAGGGCGTCTATAAGTTCGTTGGCTGCTACGACGCGGCTCTGAGGTGCCAGAGTAGTGGTCAAAACGAGGATGACGTGATGAAAGCTGCCTTGGACTTCTACTACAACGACCACTCCATCAAGTTCAACCTCGAACATGCTTGGAGGGAGCTCCGGCATGACAGTAAATGGTGCTCAACCTATCTGCCTAAGGAGAAGCGCAAGCAAGTGTTGGAGGTTGATGGAGATGAGGAAGTGAGAGAACCTGAAGCAAGACCTATCGGGGTAAAGGCTGCAAAAGCTGTtctaaagaggaagaagagcagTAAGGAACTTGAGTTGTCAAAGTTAGAGGCCCTGTTTGAAATAAAACAGAAACTCTCTAACCAAAAAATCCTAGAACGTTTGATAGCCAAACAAGACCCCCTCTCTGAGATGGAAACATCACTTAAAAACAAACTAATGTCTGAGATGTTACAGTAA
- the LOC125587071 gene encoding uncharacterized protein LOC125587071, giving the protein MSSSSSDELEERLEEVFDDILEDTYNNIVESHHNNPVRRLYIERDRETGHERLWNDYFCENSTFPPNLFRRRFRMNKDLFMHIVHRLSEDVPFFRQSRDATGRPGLSPLQKCTAAIRLLAYGSAADAVDEYLRLGESTALLCLHKFTENIIRLFGDEYLRRPTPEDLQRLLDIGEIRGFPGMVGSIDCMHWEWKNCPTSWKGQYTRGSGKPTIVLEAVASQDLWIWHAFFGSPGTLNDINVLDRSPVFDDILQGRAPRVQYVVNGHEYDLAYYLTDGIYPKWSTFIQSISLPQGPKAELFAKCQEATRKDVERAFGVLQARFAIVKNPALTLDKTKVGKIMRACICPTVPRRLQISIIWLAFGLMFAIGVYMNN; this is encoded by the coding sequence atgtcatcatcttcatccgaCGAACTCGAAGAAAGACTAGAAGAAGTTTTTGACGACATTTTGGAGGACACATACAACAACATAGTGGAGTCCCATCACAATAACCCAGTTAGACGTCTTTATATAGAACGCGATCGAGAAACGGGACACGaacgtttatggaatgattactTCTGCGAGAATTCGACTTTTCCCCCCAACTTATTCAGACGTCGTTTCCGCATGAACAAAGACTTATTCATGCATATTGTCCATCGCCTTTCAGAGGACGTCCCTTTCTTTCGTCAGTCAAGAGATGCAACCGGGAGGCCCGGTCTTTCTCCACTACAAAAATGTACGGCTGCTATTCGTCTCCTCGCTTATGGTTCTGCAGCTGACGCAGTTGACGAGTATCTTCGACTTGGTGAATCCACGGCACTTTTGTGTTTACATAAGTTCACAGAAAACATAATACGGttatttggagatgagtatctacgaagacCAACTCcagaggatcttcaacgactacttGATATTGGAGAGATACGCGGCTTTCCTGGAATggtaggaagcatcgattgtatgcattgggagtggaaaaattgtCCAACCTCTTGGAAAGGACAATACACACGTGGATCCGGAAAACCGACAATTGTCTTGGAGGCAgtagcttcacaagatctttggatatggcacgctttTTTTGGTTCTCCAGGTACTTTGAACGATATTAACGTCCTTGAtcgatcacctgtttttgatgacattttacaaggtcgagcacCAAGAGTTCAGTACGTGGTCAACGGACACGAGTATGATTTGGCGTACTACCTCACAGACGGcatatatccaaaatggtcaacatttatccaatctatctcCCTCCCGCAAGGTCCTAAAGCAGAGTTATTTGCTAAATGTCAAGAAGCGACTCGAAAAGATGTTgagcgggcttttggagttttgcaagctcgatttgcgatTGTGAAAAACCCGGCTCTTACATTAGACAAGACGAAAgttgggaagattatgagagcatgtatatGTCCTACAGTACCGAGACGCCTACAAATCTCGATAATATGGTTGGCATTCGGACTCATGTTCGCGATAGGCGTATACATGAACAACTAA